From Toxorhynchites rutilus septentrionalis strain SRP chromosome 2, ASM2978413v1, whole genome shotgun sequence, a single genomic window includes:
- the LOC129770746 gene encoding serine protease 1-like, with the protein MKHFRAGLCFLMMIWAMAEVEADKKPKAFSSGTHFPEYHDYGSSAPEPDRDDPLHPMLGIPVENRQQMEKKCKNITRIRYGYSAKWTDAPFQVSIRRLDLDRWESFGMGHYCSGSIIANNAILTSGSCLKGQGRAEIGVVVGTLNRRKAILEATQLLFPANIIVHPRYLSENDPRFDIGLVLTSRRMEIGPKVAKIKIDLNAPSARTKCKTYGWGITSEFGADYTDCLQRAALSIVDRRDCRSLTTEYITNSTLCARSSLDSDPCTADLGSPVVCNGKLSGIVTRKDGCEGTAHADTHMSLFQHKQWIKKLLTEYHVRSDDDADSGARLVYTSRIYVAMGVFAFILGTCIF; encoded by the exons ATGAAGCATTTTCGGGCAGGTCTGTGTTTCCTGATGATGATCTGGGCAATGGCCGAAGTCGAAGCCGACAAGAAACCTAAAGCGTTTTCATCTGGAACGCATTTTCCCGAGTACCACGATTACGGTAGCAGCGCACCGGAACCTGATCGTGACGATCCACTGCATCCAA TGCTTGGAATCCCCGTCGAAAACCGTCAGCAAATGGAGAAGAAATGTAAGAACATCACGAGAATCAGATATGGCTATAGCGCCAAATGGACGGACGCTCCGTTTCAAGTCTCGATTCGTAGACTAGATCTCGACCGCTGGGAAAGCTTCGGTATGGGTCACTACTGTAGTGGCTCGATCATCGCCAACAATGCAATTTTGACCTCCGGCAGCTGTCTCAAGGGCCAAGGACGAGCAGAAATAGGTGTGGTCGTCGGAACACTGAACCGCCGCAAAGCAATCCTGGAAGCGACGCAGCTACTGTTCCCCGCAAATATCATCGTTCATCCGAGATATCTATCAGAAAACGATCCCAGATTCGATATTGGTCTTGTTTTAACATCGCGTCGCATGGAAATCGGACCAAAAGTAGCGAAGATAAAAATTGACCTGAATGCACCGTCTGCCCGTACCAAGTGTAAGACATATGGCTGGGGCATAACCAGCGAGTTTGGCGCTGATTACACGGATTGTCTTCAAAGGGCGGCTCTTTCCATTGTGGACAGAAGGGACTGCAGATCACTAACGACCGAATACATTACGAATTCAACTCTCTGCGCGAGAAGCTCTCTCGATAGTGATCCTTGTACGGCCGACCTTGGGAGTCCGGTTGTTTGTAACGGGAAGCTAAGCGGAATTGTTACAAGGAAGGATGGGTGTGAGGGAACTGCTCATGCTGATACACATATGAGCTTGTTCCAACACAAGCAATGGATCAAAAAATTGCTAACGGAATATCACGTGAGATCGGATGACGATGCGGATTCTGGTGCTAGATTGGTGTACACTTCTAGGATTTACGTTGCTATGGGTGTGTTTGCTTTCATTTTGGGAACATGCATTTTCTAA
- the LOC129768966 gene encoding angiopoietin-related protein 2-like — protein MRSIQGRKILVVICVLGAVSGFSLADVYYSPEQLFNNRMSSLQTTILKHLDERLDSFERRIERKLGQQLTAMQRATDNKWLEIDDKILVLKGVIQQNSGAYFSSCRYVPSEFSNVFMIRPSGVNTQPFMAYCEQNYLGGGWIVIHKRFDGSVDFNRNWAEYRDGFGELDGEHWMGLEKIHRITRTGQYELLVVLKDFDGDSKMALYDGFKVDDGGAKFKLFLERFVHGNLGDSLDVSKGARFSTYDQDNDQNPDGSCAQYYTSGWWFKNCMNANLNGPYRQHDKDNKTMNWFAFHNNLQGLKEASMMIREKVTVV, from the exons ATGAGATCAATTCAAGGGAGGAAAATCTTGGTAGTAATATGTGTTTTGGGTGCAGTTTCAGGCTTTAGCCTTGCTGATGTGTATTACTCGCCCGAACAGTTGTTCAACAATCGGATGAGTAGTCTACAAACGAC GATCTTGAAACATCTTGATGAACGCTtggactcttttgaacgaag AATCGAACGAAAGCTTGGCCAACAGTTGACAGCAATGCAGAGAGCAACAGACAACAAATGGCTTGAGATTGATG ACAAAATTCTTGTGCTGAAGGGTGTTATCCAACAAAACT CCGGAGCCTACTTCTCGTCCTGCCGATATGTCCCATCGGAGTTCAGTAACGTCTTTATGATACGCCCCTCGGGCGTGAACACTCAGCCATTCATGGCTTACTGCGAGCAGAACTATCTCGGAGGTGGCTGGATCGTGATCCACAAACGTTTCGACGGATCGGTTGATTTCAATCGGAACTGGGCCGAGTACAGGGATGGTTTTGGGGAACTGGACGGTGAACACTGGATGGGACTTGAGAAAATTCACAGGATCACTCGAACCGGCCAATATGAGCTGTTGGTGGTGCTGAAAGATTTCGATGGGGATTCCAAAATGGCGCTGTACGACGGGTTCAAGGTTGACGATGGGGGTGCAAAGTTCAAGCTTTTCCTGGAGCGGTTCGTGCACGGAAATTTGGGGGATTCGTTGGATGTGAGCAAAGGGGCGAGATTCTCGACGTATGATCAGGACAATGATCAAAATCCGGATGGTTCGTGTGCCCAATACTACACCAGCGGGTGGTGGTTCAAAAATTGTATGAATGC AAATTTAAATGGGCCCTACCGACAACACGATAAAGACAACAAGACTATGAATTGGTTCGCTTTCCACAATAATTTACAGGGACTGAAGGAGGCTTCTATGATGATTCGTGAGAAAGTGACTGTTGTATGA
- the LOC129764517 gene encoding uncharacterized protein LOC129764517: protein MQEQHVSLPDFYIAWLMAMNEVRKIKENLFVPDLLNSLKTRLAALRKSRAFKMALYLDPRMNYHGSTFFPPEEKVEIQRYINETWQWIHQLQSTSSSSIMSNESLSVSEGIDDFDEYLTEMFGGFVDTENRPQTKFLQQLQSLDLEPRQSHSYNVWDHWVSRKTTHPELYAVAMVVLSTPSNQVSVERAFSVLGIVLSNRRTQLAEDTLTNILLVKLNKALFPQAISSAYN from the exons atgcaagagcAACATGTCTCATTGCCAGACTTTTACATTGCTTGGCTCATGGCTATGAATGAAGttagaaaaattaaagaaaatttaTTTGTACCTGATTTATTAAATTCGCTGAAGACTAGGTTGGCAGCTCTACGTAAGTCTAGAGCTTTTAAAATGGCACTATATCTTGATCCACGCATGAATTATCATGGGTCTACATTTTTTCCACCTGAAGAGAAAGTGGAGATACAG AGATACATTAATGAAACATGGCAGTGGATTCACCAACTACAATCGACATCATCATCCTCCATCATGTCAAACGAATCTTTATCAGTATCCGAAGGTATTGATGATTTTGATGAATATCTTACCGAGATGTTCGGTGGATTTGTGGACACGGAAAATAGAcctcaaacaaaatttttacaACAGCTTCAGTCGCTGGATTTAGAACCACGTCAAAGTCACAGCTATAACGTTTGGGATCACTGGGTGAGCCGTAAGACAACGCATCCAGAATTATATGCAGTGGCCATGGTTGTGCTGTCTACTCCATCAAACCAAGTCTCCGTAGAGAGAGCCTTCAGCGTACTTGGTATAGTACTATCCAACCGTCGAACACAACTTGCAGAGGACACCTTGACAAATATCTTGTTGGTCAAGTTGAACAAAGCGTTGTTCCCACAAGCTATTTCCTCAGCTTATAATTAG